The following are encoded together in the Penicillium digitatum chromosome 3, complete sequence genome:
- a CDS encoding ETC complex I subunit — protein sequence MRSTLRLLANVKPRYLEPFAPTGLTGLFTHPSPRPTLIYLYSTTLQKLQAFPESSAYRQSVEALTRHRLQVIESQKPAGFDAWLERVRKVVEAQPERFAKVQRADGAYTHAAAQQKDGSDNARGEEWDGEGLSATTEGPARTPQQEAEWAQIMNEASKTTDKAEHDFYRQEMKLENEPALDADQISHVEQQIGAGLIEEIIQVAEAELKLVDELAKAKVWEELEEKPQPGQWTYFERVN from the exons ATGCGCTCTACACTTCGGTTACTGGCCAATGTCAAGCCCCGGTATTTGGAGCCTTTTGCTCCTACCGGATTGACGGGCCTTTTCACCCACCCCAGCCCTCGTCCTACTTTAATCTACCTTTACTCGACTACTCTGCAGAAGTTGCAGGCGTTCCCCGAATCCTCCGCCTACCGCCAATCCGTTGAAGCTTTGACCCGCCACCGCCTCCAAGTCATTGAATCGCAAAAGCCGGCCGGATTCGATGCCTGGTTGGAGCGTGTGCGAAAGGTCGTGGAAGCTCAACCGGAGCGGTTTGCCAAGGTTCAGCGCGCCGATGGCGCCTACACCCATGCCGCTGCCCAACAGAAGGATGGAAGTGACAATGCCCGCGGTGAAGAATGGGATGGCGAAGGTCTCTCGGCCACAACCGAGGGTCCCGCCCGTACCCCGCAACAAGAAGCGGAATGGGCTCAAATCATGAACGAGGCCAGCAAGACCACCGACAAGGCGGAGCATGACTTCTACCGCCAAGAAATGAAATTGGAGAACGAGCCTGCCCTTGATGCCGACCA AATCTCTCACGTTGAACAGCAAATCGGTGCCGGCCTTATTGAGGAAATTATCCAGGTCGCAGAGGCCGAGCTCAAGCTTGTGGATGAGTTGGCCAAGGCCAAGGT GTGGGAGGAACTTGAGGAGAAGCCTCAACCCGGCCAGTGGACCTACTTCGAGCGTGTTAACTAG